From Virgibacillus ihumii, the proteins below share one genomic window:
- a CDS encoding YuiB family protein, which translates to MIQLVVSILLFFVIFFGLAFILNMLLRRTWLMAFIYPIIILMIVDDFSTVEYFKNPGSAFSEAFARLINITVVDITILGAGFIGTIVSGFVIRFLRKSGYQMF; encoded by the coding sequence TTGATTCAATTAGTTGTTTCGATATTATTGTTTTTTGTTATATTTTTTGGACTCGCATTTATTTTAAATATGCTGCTGCGGCGCACATGGCTGATGGCATTCATTTATCCGATAATTATTCTGATGATTGTGGATGACTTTTCAACGGTGGAATATTTTAAAAATCCCGGCAGTGCGTTTTCAGAAGCGTTTGCCCGGTTAATAAATATCACGGTTGTTGATATTACGATTCTTGGCGCCGGATTTATCGGTACCATTGTTTCCGGATTTGTTATAAGATTCCTTCGTAAGAGCGGCTATCA